In Vairimorpha necatrix chromosome 8, complete sequence, a single window of DNA contains:
- a CDS encoding WD40 repeat domain-containing protein — translation MFSSILLQTDSDKDITLLNTSKILCTKDLSTTNNRFIYTVSDKLRIYRLNPYSLVEEIEIKLKVDLILVIKNDIFYVGEGRLIKNMKENISLQESVFGISNVEDKVGVQFADKLVLYDFDLNKVKEYKCTSSFYVDGVLLLGYKNHLQIITRSALDIYLEDDITCITCDILFSRIFCGSTSGKIYQINMDGTPNKILDYHETSVKFVKMSMCDRFLYSADESGLLLIWEDVVVDRVKLDNIKGLEVYI, via the coding sequence ATGTTCTCAAGTATTTTACTACAGACAGATTCGGATAAAGACATTACTCTTCTAAATACATCAAAAATACTCTGCACTAAAGATCTGTCCACTACTAataatagatttatataCACAGTCTCAGATAAGTTAAGAATCTACAGATTAAATCCATATTCTCTAGTGgaagaaattgaaattaaatTGAAGGTTGATCTTATTTTGGTAATTAAAAACgacattttttatgtgGGCGAAGGGCgacttataaaaaacatgaaaGAGAATATTTCATTACAAGAAAGTGTTTTTGGCATTTCTAATGTTGAAGATAAAGTTGGAGTCCAGTTTGCAGAtaaattagttttataCGATTTTGATCTAAACAAAGTCAAAGAGTACAAATGTACCTCGTCTTTTTATGTAGACGGTGTCTTATTACTTGGATATAAGAATCATCTACAGATTATCACTAGATCGGCCttagatatttatttagaagATGATATTACGTGTATTACATGTGATATATTGTTTAGTAGAATATTTTGCGGGTCTACTAGTGGGAAGATTtaccaaataaatatggaCGGAACTCCCAATAAAATACTTGACTATCATGAAACAAGCGTGAAGTTTGTAAAAATGAGCATGTGTgatagatttttatattctgcGGATGAAAGTGGCTTGTTATTAATTTGGGAGGATGTTGTAGTAGACAGAGTGAAATTAGACAACATAAAAGGATTAGAAGTTTACATTTAA
- a CDS encoding serine/threonine-protein phosphatase 2A, with protein MENVDFSNIDFSTFQTPDLLNLQSLIGKELDLTKKLISYLTSNSIISPEILPLCSLLLIENRNSVCSVIHQILLKNPSLTHEYITNLQKSKFFNQRCAVPQIIVNLPGTKNFLKKSFSDPIGLVVKEAVKSINKYDSPVFNDDELLNIANMLNNNQYEYIQCLVPDILIFIKQKNFLITQISLSKSWRKRLSLVKKIGYFSVDDKINLYNILSKDPEECIRLKLVENINDNRRNFEDQESSPLPFEISKKFAQIFINDKSENVRKLAVQKICHLHDDLLDDVVNDESWLVRKELLCIHREDIYEKISLPIIRSLPKNNIWRIKIEILDTILHIVDHNDKLVQRHLQDTLFQYLTDPVYEVRNKAGLVLKELIIKSEWSKELEEKMEDMMNNSYLVRITSSEAYYAFDKKYKTRFIKRLLRDEVINVRSKVMNIIKKEDLDEEMIEIIKGMHCDDTQMRQDVERLLQ; from the coding sequence ATGGAAAATGTTGATTTCTCAAATATCGATTTCTCAACTTTTCAAACTCCAGACCTTCTAAACCTTCAATCCCTCATAGGCAAGGAACTCGATCTCacaaaaaaacttatttcCTACCTAACTTCAAATTCAATAATTTCCCCCGAAATTCTGCCTCTTTGCTCCCTTTTACTAATAGAAAACAGAAACAGTGTTTGTTCTGTAATCCATCAAattctattaaaaaatccTTCTTTAACTCACGAATACATTacaaatttacaaaaaagtaaattttttaatcaaagATGCGCCGTCCCGCAAATTATAGTAAATCTTCCTGgtactaaaaattttttaaaaaaatcattttctGATCCAATAGGACTTGTTGTAAAAGAAGCTGTCAAgtcaataaataaatacgaCTCGCCTGTTTTTAATGATGAcgaattattaaatattgcTAATAtgttaaataataatcaatATGAATATATACAATGTCTAGTACCTgatatattgatttttataaaacaaaaaaattttttaataacacAAATTTCTTTATCAAAATCGTGGAGAAAAAGGTTATCtttagttaaaaaaatagggTATTTTAGTGTtgatgataaaataaatttgtataatattttatctaaagATCCAGAAGAATGTATAAGACTTAAATTAGTGGAGAATATTAATGataatagaagaaatttcGAGGATCAAGAAAGTTCACCTCTGCCTTTTgaaattagtaaaaaatttgcacaaatttttataaatgacaAATCTGAAAATGTCAGAAAACTTGCAGTCCAAAAAATTTGTCATTTACACGACGATTTACTTGACGATGTTGTCAATGACGAGTCGTGGTTGGTAAGAAAAGAGCTTCTATGTATTCACAGAGAAgatatttatgaaaaaatcaGTCTACCAATAATAAGAAGTTTaccaaaaaataatatttggcgtattaaaatagaaatattagaTACAATTTTACATATTGTAGATCATAATGATAAATTGGTACAGAGACATTTACAAGACACgctttttcaatatttgaCTGATCCAGTCTACGAAGTAAGAAATAAAGCAGGACTTGTTTTGaaagaattaataattaaatctGAGTGGAGTAAAGAATTAGAAGAGAAAATGGAAGATATGATGAATAATTCGTATTTGGTGAGGATTACTAGTAGTGAAGCGTATTATGCATTTGATAAGAAATATAAGACgagatttataaaaaggTTATTGAGAGATGAAGTAATAAATGTAAGGAGTAAAGTGatgaatataataaaaaaagaagatttagATGAAGAGATGATTGAGATAATCAAAGGGATGCATTGTGATGATACACAAATGAGACAAGATGTAGAAAGATTATTACAATAA
- a CDS encoding ricin B lectin (RBL3a), whose protein sequence is MFLFFLLFYSKQIIITPYGNHNKHLIKLQDTFLITRNFAKYKEYSDEFRVDDNDDTFISQKGFFICKKNEDEIFPCKTNRKKIKFTFLPKRNFYNLISDDKMCLSVYRKDKVLGGELVRLEKCNDGVNQRFEFYDVVNTENENEDETYLQISP, encoded by the coding sequence atgtttttattttttttactgtttTACTCCAAACAAATAATCATTACTCCATACGGGAATCACAACAAACACCTCATTAAATTACAGGATACTTTCCTTATTACCAGAAATTTTGCTAAGTATAAAGAATACAGTGATGAATTTAGAGTAGATGACAATGACGATACCTTTATTTCCCAAAAAGGATTTTTTatctgtaaaaaaaatgaagatgAAATTTTTCCTTGTAAAACTAATAGGAAAAAAATCAAGTTTACTTTTTTACCAAAaaggaatttttataatttgatttCTGATGATAAAATGTGTCTTAGTGTTTATAGAAAAGATAAAGTGTTGGGTGGCGAGTTGGTTAGATTAGAGAAGTGTAATGATGGTGTAAATCAGAGGTTTGAGTTTTATGATGTAGTAAATACTGAGAATGAAAATGAAGACGAGACATATTTACAGATTTCCCCCtga
- a CDS encoding Rab GTPase, whose amino-acid sequence MSQAVDHKFKFILLGESNVGKTALLRKYKTDDFQESLMSTIGIDTITKKIFINKKPILLEIWDTAGQERFFSITKSYYRNADGIFLVFDLSVENTLKSVDRWYKTIENAEDVPIFLIGNKRDLISDSVHESIKSRLPGTMKYFSTSAKYGLNVSKIFEEMGKILLKKNKKKKTVNEKIVLNKKSKRRTCC is encoded by the coding sequence ATGTCCCAGGCTGTAGACcacaaatttaaatttattttattaggCGAAAGTAATGTGGGCAAAACTGCTCTACTCAGAAAATACAAAACAGATGACTTCCAAGAATCACTAATGTCTACTATTGGTATCGACAccataacaaaaaaaatatttattaataaaaaacccatcttattagaaatttggGACACTGCAGGTCaagaaagattttttagtataacAAAATCTTACTATAGAAATGCAGACGGCATTTTTTTAGTCTTCGATTTGTCGGTAGAAAACACTTTAAAAAGTGTAGATAGGTGGTATAAAACAATAGAAAATGCGGAAGACGTGCCAATATTTCTTATAGGAAATAAAAGGGATTTAATAAGTGACAGTGTACATGAAAGCATAAAAAGTAGACTTCCTGGTACTATGAAGTATTTTAGTACTAGTGCTAAATATGGATTGAATgtaagtaaaatttttgaagaaatgggaaaaattttactgaaaaaaaataaaaagaaaaaaacagtAAATGAGAAGATTGTATTAAATAAGAAGAGTAAAAGAAGGACATGTTGTTAA
- a CDS encoding RRP40, which produces MRFTKLHVVFPGDEITQKGSFSLGLYKKDNILKSYVFGTLCKIQDHLFVLSKTNRYFPYIDDIVLGRVIYTSSEYYKVDLDTYLGILPVLSFTNASKRNRPDIKKDDWVLCKIVDTGLEPILSCVGENFGKVEGKIFKITVWKSQMIYVGDFLQKIGQKYNFKCSVGINGFISIEGDSKVIKEVYNQINKM; this is translated from the coding sequence atgagatttacaaaattacATGTTGTCTTCCCCGGGGACGAAATAACCCAAAAAGGCTCTTTTTCTCTGGgcctttataaaaaagacaatATCCTCAAATCTTATGTATTCGGCACTCTCTGTAAAATCCAAGACCATTTATTCGTCTTATCAAAAACCAATAGATATTTCCCATACATTGACGACATAGTCTTAGGTAGAGTCATCTACACATCTTCAGAATATTATAAAGTAGATTTAGACACATACTTGGGAATATTGCCAGTACTGAGTTTTACAAACGCGAGTAAGAGAAATAGACCAGATATAAAGAAAGATGACTGGGTACTCTGTAAAATTGTGGACACGGGGCTAGAGCCAATATTGTCATGTGTAGGAGAAAACTTCGGGAAAGTAGAAggaaaaatattcaaaataacAGTGTGGAAAAGTCAAATGATTTATGTGGGGGACTTTTTACAGAAAATCGGGcagaaatataattttaaatgtagCGTAGGAATAAATGGATTTATAAGTATTGAAGGAGATAGTAAAGTAATCAAAGAAGTGTACAACCAAATCAACAAAAtgtaa